The Longimicrobium sp. DNA window GGCGGGTCGACGTAGTCGTCCACCTGCGCCACGTCGCCCACCCGCACCTGCCAGGGAAACTCGCCGAGAACGAAGGTGGTTTCGGCGGCGGAGCGCTGGAAGTGGCGAAACGCCTTGCCGTTCACTTTGGCGCCGGGCTTCCCGCCGACGGGTGATTCCTTGGCCGGCGTGGTGAGGACGGTGATGTCGTTCCAGTGCCCGTTGTATTCCGACAGGTACCGGAAGCCGCGCTCGGGGGTGTGCAGCAGGTACTCGCGCCACGAGTAGCTGACTCCCTCCACCCGGATGGTGCGCTGCTGAAAGCCCAGCACGTCCCAGTCGGCCCCGTGCAGCCGTCCCCGCGCGCCGATGGGAATGTAGGGCTTCACCTTCATGCGCTCGGCGAAGCGCTGCAGCACCTTCAGCCCGGCCGAGCTGCCGACGTCCAGCACCGACTGGCAGTACTGGCAGACGGCGTTCACCGACTCGCCCGGGCGCTGCACGGTGACGGTGCCGCCGCAGTTGGGGCAGTTGAGCGTGCGGGTGCCCTCGGCGGTCTTTTGCCGCGGGTCGCGCAGGTTCTTGAGTTCGAGTGCGCCGAACGGCACCACCTCGCCCGCGAACAGCAGGGGCGGACTTTCGCTGTAGTCGATGGTCGCCAGCCGCCCCGCCTCGGAGCGCAGGTCCACGAACGGCGTTTCGTCCTTGCCCCAGTACTCGAAGGGCAGCTCGCCTTCCACGCCTGCGTAGCGGGCCCGGGTGATGGTTGTCACCCTGTACGGCGGCGCCTCGTCGACCAGCGTGATCTCCTGCCCCGGCGCCAGCGTCCCCGCCTGGGGCAGGGAGGCGACGTCCGTGACGGCAAAGGTCACCGCGTACTCGTCCTGCGCGTCCGAAAGCCACCCGCTGGTCCCGTCGCCGAAGGCCAGGTGCCACTCGCTCCACGCGCCGCGCTCCCAGCCGTAGGCGATGCGCCCGATCACCGAAAAGGCGCGCCCCCGGTAGCGTCCCTCGGTGCCGACCTGGACGCGCGAGGTGACGGGCGGGGGCTCGGAAACCACGCCCACCTTCTCCAGGTCCACCCCGTGGCGCACCACGATGGACTTGCAGGTGCCGCAGACCGTCTGCACGGCCCCCGACCACTGGAACCGGATGGGCGAGGCGCAGCTGGGGCAGTTGGCGACGGGCCCGATCATACGGCCGCGGCGGGAACGGCGGCGTAGGCGCGCTCGAAGCTCCTCACCACCACTTCGTCAGCGCCCAGCGCGTCGCGCAGGTTGGCGTTCCAGTCCCACTCCGGGCGCGGCCGGCAGCAGAACAGGTTCACGCAGATGCTGCCGTGCTCGGGAAAGGTGTGGCAGGCCAGGTGGCTTTCGGCCAGCAGGCACAGGCCGGTGACGCCGCCCGGGCCGGGGAACTTGTGCCACTGGGCGGGCTGCACGGGGTGCAGCGCCAGGTCGGCGACGATGCGGTCGAACAGCCGGCGCAGCACGCCGGGGTCGGCGAGCGCGTCCGGGCTGCACCCGTGCGCCTCGACCAGCCATTCGCGACCGTTCATCAAGTGGAGGTTCCGGGTTCCGGTGGATTCGGCGCGCCGCACGGGCTTGTTCGGCCGCGGGTGAATCTACGGACGTTGGAGGATGGAGTTTCGGATTTCAGGCCCGCGGAGGGGCTTGGGAGAGAATACGATTCGGATGGGCGGGGCACAAGCGACGCCCCACGCCGATCAGCCGAGGTCGTCATCGGAGGCCCGGGCCCACCACATCGGCCCGCACACCTTCCTGCGCGCGGCGGACGGAAGCCGCGGCCACGGTCCTGCTGGGGCGAATGAATTCGCGGCAACAACCACACGATGTCCGCCTTCGCGGACTGCATGCACTGGTGCGAGTTAGGCCAGGTGGCGCGCCCCGGTGGCCGTGCAGGCGGGAGGGGCCACCCGCGGCATGCGCCGGAGCCCATGGAAATCGCGCTGAGGCCCGCCGGACCAGCCCCACGCACGGTACCCACCGCAGGGCACCAAACTGGCTCCCTTCCCCCACGCAGTTTGTGGGGGAAGGGTTGGGGATGGGGGGGCGCCGAGGCATGCGCCGGTGCGGCTGTGACGCGCCCGAAGTTCTCGCGGCGACCCGCCTTGCCGCAGAGGCGAGGCCGCCGACGGAAAACATCGCGGCCGGGGGTTGGGCGACCGCTGCCGCGCCCTAGTTTAAGCGTATCGGCGGTTAGATCCTTCGGCCCGCGAAGGATATTCTGCGGGCAAATTCCGCGCGCCTGGGCCTCAGGATGACAGGCTTTGGGCGCTGGCAGTCATCGATCGGTGTCGTAGGCCGTGGGCCTCACGGATGACAGGCTTTGGGCGCTGACGGTCATCGATGCGTGCCTCGGGCCTCACGGATAACAGGCTCTGGGGCGTCGACATTCCCCCCCGTGTCACACCCGGGCTTCTCAACCCTCGCTGTACACCCCGCGGAGCATCCCCAGGTGGTGCCGCTCGTGGCCGGCGATGATCCAGGCCAGCGCGCGGACCGTGACATCCGCGCCATTCGCCGTACCCGAGCGCGCCAGGGCTTCGTCGTCCAGGTGGCGGAACAGGTGCAGAGTGGCGCGGCGGACGGCCTCGTACTCCTCCGCCAAGTCAGCGAGGGTGCGCGCATCGAAGCGCCCCGCCTGCACGTAGGCGTTCTCCTCGAAGCCCGCCAGCGGCGTAGCGTCGCCCCGGGCGATGCGCAGCGCGCGGTAGGCGAAGATGCGCTCCGTATCCACCATGTGCCCCAGCACCTCGCGGATGGTCCACTTGCCCGGGGCATAGCGGTGCCCTCCCCGTTCCTCGGGAAGCCCGCGGGCGAACGCGAGCACCTGGTTCAGCTGTGCCTGCAGGATGCTGGGCAGGTCGCCATCGGGGACGCCGTCCACGTAGCGGGCGTAGAAGGGGGCGTACTCGTACGCGGCGGGGCGGGGGATCATCGCACGTCCCCCATCACCCGGGCCATGATGGCCTTCTGCACGTGCAGCCGGTTCTCCGCCTCGTCCCACACGCGCGAGCGGGGCCCTTC harbors:
- a CDS encoding DinB family protein, yielding MIPRPAAYEYAPFYARYVDGVPDGDLPSILQAQLNQVLAFARGLPEERGGHRYAPGKWTIREVLGHMVDTERIFAYRALRIARGDATPLAGFEENAYVQAGRFDARTLADLAEEYEAVRRATLHLFRHLDDEALARSGTANGADVTVRALAWIIAGHERHHLGMLRGVYSEG
- the speD gene encoding S-adenosylmethionine decarboxylase, with protein sequence MNGREWLVEAHGCSPDALADPGVLRRLFDRIVADLALHPVQPAQWHKFPGPGGVTGLCLLAESHLACHTFPEHGSICVNLFCCRPRPEWDWNANLRDALGADEVVVRSFERAYAAVPAAAV
- a CDS encoding DUF4178 domain-containing protein; this encodes MIGPVANCPSCASPIRFQWSGAVQTVCGTCKSIVVRHGVDLEKVGVVSEPPPVTSRVQVGTEGRYRGRAFSVIGRIAYGWERGAWSEWHLAFGDGTSGWLSDAQDEYAVTFAVTDVASLPQAGTLAPGQEITLVDEAPPYRVTTITRARYAGVEGELPFEYWGKDETPFVDLRSEAGRLATIDYSESPPLLFAGEVVPFGALELKNLRDPRQKTAEGTRTLNCPNCGGTVTVQRPGESVNAVCQYCQSVLDVGSSAGLKVLQRFAERMKVKPYIPIGARGRLHGADWDVLGFQQRTIRVEGVSYSWREYLLHTPERGFRYLSEYNGHWNDITVLTTPAKESPVGGKPGAKVNGKAFRHFQRSAAETTFVLGEFPWQVRVGDVAQVDDYVDPPLLLSRERTADEESWSLGEYTSGARLWEAFKLEGRPPFPRGTFANQPSPHAGAGRLWSTFLLLFAVLVAVFIWRVSTGSDHVLASSQAFDPAVEENVFVTEPFTVSGRTSAMKVELRTNVDNTWAAFDLALVDERSGTSRELPVNVGYYHGVEDGESWSEGSRNTSARLGGVPAGTYRLVVAPLGEAGAFTYDVKVTRDPPSGFLFLAALFLLVLPPLYVSLMSASFEHQRWMESDYPPATGDDDE